From one Coffea eugenioides isolate CCC68of chromosome 11, Ceug_1.0, whole genome shotgun sequence genomic stretch:
- the LOC113752565 gene encoding zinc finger CCCH domain-containing protein 15, producing MEMEKEISKTGQRGGRTARNDVSFNNIPLPPASPPLPFITYPGDIGLAPYRLSELEIRMMMSRLRHSDMLTDLHHHQELIDRQYTVLSYMEETAKEAQALRQENISLKMINAELTNRLSLLLRATSEYAASVELSGLGLGPGSDMSSVLHGLDKMSLGDGVNEDRRNRGDGVEGAGENTSQDTMVDTDLAEGSENDEVNRVSLPKSISVRSDRKLKTVQTGGSSEGQIYKQRVYVPGSEKEKQTVELEVYNQGMFKTELCNKWQETGECPYGENCQFAHGIKELRPVLRHPRYKTEVCRMVLSGDHCPYGHRCHFRHTLTDEEKLIRSMNIRPLKPLNR from the exons ATGGAAATGGAGAAAGAAATCTCAAAAACTGGGCAAAGAGGTGGCAGAACAGCGAGGAATGACGTGAGCTTCAACAACATTCCGCTACCACCAGCGTCGCCACCGTTACCATTCATAACTTACCCCGGTGACATAGGCTTGGCCCCTTACCGGCTGTCGGAACTGGAAATTAGGATGATGATGTCACGGTTGCGTCACTCTGACATGTTAACGGACCTGCACCACCATCAGGAACTCATAGACCGCCAGTACACGGTGCTTTCTTACATGGAAGAGACCGCCAAGGAAGCACAAGCGTTGCGCCAAGAGAATATCAGTCTAAAAATGATCAATGCCGAGTTGACGAATCGACTGAGCTTATTGCTGAGAGCAACTTCGGAGTATGCTGCGTCTGTTGAGTTGTCGGGTCTGGGGCTTGGTCCGGGTTCTGATATGAGTTCAGTGTTGCATGGATTGGACAAGATGAGTTTGGGGGACGGGGTTAACGAAGACAGGAGAAACAGGGGAGATGGTGTGGAGGGTGCTGGGGAGAATACCAGTCAGGACACTATGGTGGATACGGATCTGgctgaaggaagtgagaatgaTGAAGTGAATCGGGTTTCCTTGCCAAAAAGTATCTCTGTTCGGTCTGATAGGAAATTGAAGACTGTTCAAACTGGTGGAAGCAGCGAAGGGCAGATATATAAG CAAAGGGTGTACGTTCCAGGAAGCGAAAAGGAGAAGCAAACTGTTGAGCTGGAGGTCTACAATCAGGGAATGTTCAAAACCGAGTTGTGTAACAAATGGCAAGAGACCGGGGAATGTCCCTATGGAGAGAACTGCCAATTTGCTCATGGAATTAAGGAGCTGCGCCCTGTACTTCGCCACCCAAGGTACAAGACTGAGGTATGCCGCATGGTGTTGAGCGGTGATCACTGCCCTTATGGACACCGATGCCACTTCCGCCACACCCTCACTGATGAGGAGAAGCTCATCAGGTCCATGAACATCAGGCCTCTAAAGCCACTCAATCGTTAG
- the LOC113754081 gene encoding zinc finger CCCH domain-containing protein 15-like — protein sequence MEKESSKTSVHGGTSNIRRNLSYNDISRSPSPSPSFLNYESDGGEFTTYEKEIMMASRLHQSDLLTDLHHHQDLVDRQNTVLSYMKEAAKQAQALRQENINLKMVNAELTNRLGLLIKATSEYAASFGFSGVDPGLNVDSLLNGLSRMSLADGAGVNEGNAWSGPAADGDSPSPTSVMESGGVEGSGEGTPGRILLPKSISIRSTGYLKPVQPGGNGGGKVNKVQNRSKIWDDTHKVFVRGGKKEEQPLELEVYNQGMFKTELCNKWQETGACPYGDHCQFAHGIQELRPVIRHPRYKTEVCRMVLNGDHCPYGHRCHFRHTLTDQEKVIRSINIRSLKVLNR from the exons ATGGAGAAAGAAAGCTCGAAAACATCGGTTCATGGAGGAACAAGCAATATCAGGAGGAACTTAAGCTACAACGACATTTCCCGATCGCCATCACCATCGCCGTCATTTCTCAATTACGAATCAGACGGCGGAGAGTTCACGACGTACGAAAAGGAAATAATGATGGCGTCACGCTTGCATCAATCTGATTTGCTAACAGACCTGCACCACCATCAGGACCTCGTGGACCGCCAAAACACCGTGCTTTCTTACATGAAAGAGGCCGCCAAGCAAGCCCAAGCACTCCGGCAAGAGAACATTAATCTGAAAATGGTCAATGCTGAGTTGACCAATCGGTTGGGATTGTTGATCAAAGCCACGTCGGAGTACGCCGCATCGTTCGGGTTCTCGGGTGTGGACCCGGGTTTGAATGTGGATTCTTTGTTGAATGGGTTGAGTAGGATGAGTTTGGCGGATGGAGCTGGAGTTAATGAGGGGAATGCTTGGAGTGGCCCGGCGGCTGATGGGGACAGTCCGAGTCCGACGAGTGTGATGGAATCTGGTGGAGTAGAAGGGAGTGGGGAAGGGACCCCGGGCAGGATTCTGTTGCCCAAGAGCATATCGATTCGGTCCACTGGATACTTGAAGCCGGTTCAACCTGGTGGGAATGGTGGCGGGAAGGTAAATAAGGTACAGAACCGTAGCAAAATCTGGGATGACACG CATAAGGTCTTCGTGCGAGGAGGGAAAAAGGAAGAGCAGCCACTTGAACTGGAGGTCTACAATCAAGGCATGTTCAAGACTGAACTCTGCAACAAATGGCAAGAAACTGGGGCATGCCCATATGGAGACCACTGCCAATTTGCTCATGGAATTCAGGAGCTTCGCCCTGTAATTCGCCACCCACGGTACAAGACAGAGGTGTGTCGCATGGTGCTGAATGGTGACCACTGCCCTTACGGACATCGCTGCCACTTCCGCCATACTCTCACTGACCAGGAAAAAGTCATCAGGTCCATCAACATAAGGTCTCTCAAGGTGCTAAATCGGTAG